In Nitrobacteraceae bacterium AZCC 1564, the following proteins share a genomic window:
- a CDS encoding DNA-binding GntR family transcriptional regulator (product_source=COG1802; cath_funfam=1.10.10.10,1.20.120.530; cog=COG1802; pfam=PF00392,PF07729; smart=SM00345,SM00895; superfamily=46689,46785), with product MNNLLRATSLEIVETQPASLHSDLLSQVRDYIVEGHLEPGSRIPERELCERFDVSRTPLREALKVLASEGLIELLPNRGARVRQFSEADIRNLFELIAGLDFVAGRAACERISDEDIAAIERMHLEMYAHYLRHELADYFRLNQKIHQAIVDAAANPFLSTNYATANAIVRRLRYSANLIHRDRLSDAMREHEAIVDALRRRDGEKMGKLMFDHMRGKCEAVCEYVREHQPKTGPSADVSALRDAP from the coding sequence TTGAATAATCTTTTGAGAGCCACGTCGCTAGAGATTGTCGAGACGCAGCCGGCGTCGCTGCACAGCGACCTCCTGAGTCAGGTCCGCGATTACATTGTCGAAGGCCATCTCGAGCCGGGCAGCCGCATCCCCGAGCGCGAGCTGTGCGAACGCTTCGATGTTTCCCGCACGCCGCTTCGTGAGGCACTGAAGGTTCTGGCATCGGAAGGACTGATCGAACTTCTCCCCAACCGCGGCGCACGTGTGCGTCAATTTTCCGAAGCTGACATCCGCAACCTATTTGAGTTGATCGCCGGTCTCGACTTCGTCGCCGGGCGTGCTGCTTGTGAACGCATTTCGGACGAAGACATCGCCGCGATCGAACGCATGCATCTGGAGATGTATGCTCACTACCTGCGGCATGAGCTCGCGGACTATTTCCGCCTGAACCAGAAGATTCATCAGGCCATCGTGGACGCCGCCGCCAATCCGTTCCTGAGCACGAACTATGCGACGGCCAATGCTATCGTCCGGCGGCTGCGATATTCCGCAAACCTCATTCACCGCGATCGCTTGAGCGACGCGATGCGGGAGCATGAAGCCATCGTCGACGCTCTCCGCCGTCGCGACGGCGAGAAAATGGGCAAGTTGATGTTCGACCACATGCGCGGCAAGTGCGAAGCCGTGTGTGAGTACGTGCGCGAGCACCAACCCAAGACCGGCCCATCCGCCGATGTGTCGGCGCTGCGCGACGCTCCGTAA
- a CDS encoding putative tricarboxylic transport membrane protein (product_source=KO:K07795; cath_funfam=3.40.190.10; cleavage_site_network=SignalP-noTM; cog=COG3181; ko=KO:K07795; pfam=PF03401; superfamily=53850) — MRNFIKATSVLATLAAVTPAVAWEPAKPVEIVVAAGAGGASDQMARMMQAAIQKNNLMKQPMIVSLKGGASGAEALMYMKGSDGDPNKVLIAYSLIYMLPLSAKIPFNWRDLTPVSVIAMDQFVLWDNANGPKTVKDFIAAAKAASSPFKLGGTGSKREDHVLTVFMEKKTGAKFSYLPYKSGGEAATQLVGNHVDANVNNPSENLEVWRAGQVRALCVFDKERIAYKTKVTETQSWNDVPTCKEEGLDMQYLMLRAMFLPGKVTSEQVAFYDDLFKKVTQTPEYKDYMEKQALKPVYINGKEMLKFLEEDDALNKSLMTEAGFVAK; from the coding sequence ATGAGGAATTTCATCAAGGCTACAAGTGTGCTTGCAACGCTGGCGGCGGTCACACCTGCCGTGGCCTGGGAGCCTGCAAAGCCGGTCGAAATCGTTGTTGCCGCAGGTGCAGGCGGCGCGTCCGACCAGATGGCGCGCATGATGCAGGCCGCCATTCAGAAGAACAATCTGATGAAGCAGCCCATGATCGTGTCGCTCAAGGGCGGCGCTTCGGGTGCAGAAGCCTTGATGTATATGAAGGGCAGCGACGGTGATCCGAACAAGGTTCTGATCGCTTATTCGCTGATTTACATGCTGCCGCTGTCGGCAAAGATTCCTTTCAACTGGCGTGACCTGACGCCGGTCTCCGTCATTGCCATGGACCAGTTCGTGCTGTGGGACAACGCGAATGGCCCGAAGACCGTGAAGGACTTTATCGCAGCGGCAAAAGCAGCCAGTTCTCCGTTCAAGCTCGGCGGCACCGGTTCGAAGCGCGAGGACCACGTGCTCACGGTGTTCATGGAAAAGAAGACCGGAGCGAAATTCTCCTACCTGCCATATAAATCCGGCGGCGAAGCCGCAACGCAGCTTGTCGGCAACCATGTCGATGCCAACGTCAACAATCCGTCGGAAAACCTTGAAGTCTGGCGTGCGGGACAGGTGCGGGCACTCTGCGTGTTCGACAAAGAGCGCATCGCTTACAAGACCAAGGTCACCGAGACGCAATCGTGGAACGACGTCCCGACCTGCAAGGAAGAAGGTCTCGATATGCAGTATCTGATGCTGCGCGCGATGTTCCTGCCCGGCAAGGTGACGTCCGAGCAAGTCGCTTTCTACGATGATCTTTTCAAGAAGGTGACGCAGACGCCGGAATACAAGGATTACATGGAAAAGCAGGCTCTGAAGCCGGTCTACATCAACGGCAAAGAGATGCTCAAATTCCTTGAAGAAGATGATGCGCTCAACAAGTCGCTGATGACCGAAGCCGGTTTCGTCGCGAAGTAA
- a CDS encoding putative tricarboxylic transport membrane protein (product_source=KO:K07794; ko=KO:K07794; pfam=PF07331; superfamily=82861; transmembrane_helix_parts=Inside_1_31,TMhelix_32_49,Outside_50_63,TMhelix_64_86,Inside_87_106,TMhelix_107_138,Outside_139_147,TMhelix_148_170,Inside_171_180) encodes MANQDIEIVVEDPTAPEESSPAVTDNRTVEAAVMVLLFALAILLGWDNWRTGASWDDTGPQAGYFPFYLSIILGGASLYGLISALVKRGELSETFVTRAQLRRVLQVFVPTLLFCFAMQWLGLYVASFILIAGFMAIIGKIAWWKSLLTAFIFVAIMFVTFDIAFDVIMPKGPLEAAFGR; translated from the coding sequence ATGGCAAATCAAGACATCGAAATCGTTGTCGAGGATCCGACGGCGCCCGAGGAAAGCTCTCCCGCCGTCACCGATAACCGCACGGTTGAAGCCGCGGTGATGGTCCTGTTGTTCGCTTTGGCGATCCTGCTTGGCTGGGACAACTGGCGCACCGGTGCGTCGTGGGATGATACAGGACCGCAGGCCGGCTATTTCCCGTTCTATCTTTCGATCATTCTCGGCGGCGCCTCGCTTTATGGCCTGATCAGTGCGCTGGTAAAGCGCGGCGAGCTTTCGGAAACCTTCGTCACCCGCGCCCAGCTTCGCCGCGTGCTGCAGGTGTTCGTGCCAACGCTTTTGTTCTGCTTCGCCATGCAGTGGCTCGGGCTCTATGTCGCGAGCTTCATTCTCATCGCAGGCTTCATGGCGATCATCGGAAAGATCGCATGGTGGAAGTCGCTGCTTACGGCTTTCATCTTCGTCGCCATCATGTTCGTGACGTTCGACATCGCGTTTGACGTCATCATGCCAAAGGGACCGCTCGAAGCGGCCTTTGGTCGCTAG
- a CDS encoding putative tricarboxylic transport membrane protein (product_source=KO:K07793; cog=COG3333; ko=KO:K07793; pfam=PF01970; superfamily=53901; transmembrane_helix_parts=Inside_1_4,TMhelix_5_27,Outside_28_30,TMhelix_31_53,Inside_54_59,TMhelix_60_82,Outside_83_117,TMhelix_118_140,Inside_141_146,TMhelix_147_165,Outside_166_168,TMhelix_169_191,Inside_192_202,TMhelix_203_222,Outside_223_259,TMhelix_260_282,Inside_283_318,TMhelix_319_341,Outside_342_355,TMhelix_356_378,Inside_379_384,TMhelix_385_407,Outside_408_421,TMhelix_422_444,Inside_445_464,TMhelix_465_487,Outside_488_503), with protein MEALGLLLHGFAVLFTWKILALMMVGLVLGIFVGVLPGLGGPNGVAILLPLTFTMDPTSAIVMLSCIYWGALFGGAITSILFNIPGEAWSVATTFDGYPMAQQGKAAEALTAAFTSSFIGSLAAVMLITFLAPAISSFALRFGPPEFFAVYLLTFCSFVGLGREAKHKTVISMALGLLLAGVGLDTVSGQLRMTFDSSDLMRGINFLVAVIGLFGISEILLTMEERLALRGHAARISLRTVLNVWKDLPKYWATLIRSSFIGCWLGITPGGAIAASFMGYNLAKRFSKDKDSFGQGRIEGVFAPETAAHASGTAALLPMLALGIPGSGTAAILLGGLMVWGLNPGPLLFVEHKDFVWGLIASMYLGNVVGLALVLTTVPIFASILRVPFAAIAPMIVVSCAIGAYAIQNAMFDIWLMLLFGVVGYVFKKIGIPLAPFTLALVLGSRAEDAFRLAMIGSGGHVSVFWSNGLVGSITTLAIILLFWPLIDRVIASFGRRGAPARA; from the coding sequence ATGGAAGCATTAGGTCTGCTGCTGCACGGCTTCGCAGTTCTCTTCACGTGGAAAATCCTTGCATTGATGATGGTCGGGCTTGTGCTCGGCATCTTCGTCGGCGTGCTGCCGGGTCTCGGCGGGCCTAACGGCGTTGCGATCCTATTGCCGCTGACTTTCACGATGGACCCGACATCGGCCATCGTGATGCTGTCGTGCATCTATTGGGGCGCACTGTTCGGCGGCGCCATCACGTCGATTCTGTTCAACATTCCCGGCGAAGCCTGGTCGGTCGCGACCACCTTCGATGGCTATCCGATGGCGCAACAGGGCAAGGCGGCTGAAGCGCTCACTGCGGCGTTCACGTCGTCCTTTATCGGCTCGCTCGCTGCGGTGATGCTGATCACCTTTCTCGCTCCGGCGATTTCGTCCTTTGCGCTTCGCTTCGGCCCGCCGGAATTCTTCGCGGTTTATCTGCTGACGTTCTGCTCCTTTGTCGGACTGGGGCGTGAGGCCAAGCACAAGACCGTCATCTCGATGGCGCTCGGGTTGCTCCTTGCGGGTGTCGGTCTCGACACGGTGTCCGGCCAGCTCCGGATGACGTTCGATTCAAGTGACTTGATGCGCGGCATCAACTTCCTCGTCGCGGTCATTGGCCTGTTCGGCATCAGTGAAATCTTGCTGACAATGGAGGAGCGGTTGGCGTTGCGCGGACATGCCGCTCGCATCAGCCTGCGGACTGTGTTGAATGTCTGGAAAGACTTGCCCAAGTACTGGGCGACGTTGATCAGGTCGTCGTTCATCGGCTGCTGGCTCGGCATCACACCTGGTGGCGCGATCGCTGCGTCGTTCATGGGCTACAACCTCGCCAAGCGCTTTTCCAAGGACAAGGACAGTTTCGGCCAAGGACGCATCGAGGGCGTATTTGCGCCGGAAACGGCGGCGCATGCCTCAGGCACCGCGGCGTTGCTGCCCATGCTAGCACTCGGCATTCCAGGGTCAGGCACGGCAGCAATTTTGCTCGGCGGCCTGATGGTGTGGGGACTTAATCCAGGTCCGCTGCTGTTCGTCGAGCATAAGGACTTCGTCTGGGGTCTGATCGCGTCGATGTATCTCGGCAACGTCGTCGGCTTGGCACTAGTGCTGACCACCGTGCCAATCTTCGCCTCTATCCTGCGCGTGCCGTTCGCAGCCATTGCGCCGATGATCGTGGTGTCTTGTGCCATCGGCGCGTACGCGATCCAGAATGCGATGTTCGACATCTGGCTGATGTTGCTGTTCGGTGTCGTGGGCTACGTGTTCAAGAAGATCGGCATTCCGCTGGCGCCGTTCACTCTGGCGCTGGTGCTTGGCAGCCGTGCGGAAGATGCCTTCCGGCTGGCGATGATCGGATCAGGCGGTCACGTCTCGGTGTTTTGGTCGAACGGATTGGTCGGTTCGATCACGACGCTCGCGATCATCCTGCTGTTCTGGCCGTTGATCGACCGTGTGATCGCGAGCTTCGGACGCCGTGGAGCACCGGCGCGTGCCTGA
- a CDS encoding indole-3-glycerol phosphate synthase (product_source=COG0134; cath_funfam=3.10.290.10; cog=COG0134) — protein MTSAKAAMAVVTFNEELKHARELIDEGHRLLHVANRDLKAGTILVRRTQELLTNSESVFRAKRRLQAGAGIGSIGLGGVPPASMASPADRQRSSR, from the coding sequence ATGACCTCTGCGAAAGCAGCGATGGCGGTCGTCACGTTTAACGAGGAATTGAAACACGCCCGCGAACTCATTGACGAAGGCCATCGCCTTCTTCACGTTGCCAATCGCGATCTCAAAGCTGGGACCATTCTGGTCAGGCGCACACAGGAGCTCCTGACCAATAGCGAAAGTGTCTTTCGCGCCAAGCGCCGCCTTCAGGCTGGCGCTGGAATAGGATCGATCGGACTTGGCGGCGTGCCTCCGGCCTCAATGGCCTCTCCAGCCGACAGACAGAGGTCCTCGCGGTAG
- a CDS encoding alanine-glyoxylate transaminase/serine-glyoxylate transaminase/serine-pyruvate transaminase (product_source=KO:K00830; cath_funfam=3.40.640.10,3.90.1150.10; cog=COG0075; ko=KO:K00830; pfam=PF00266; superfamily=53383), with the protein MSNSTVHTGRHFLQIPGPTNVPDRVLRAMDMPTIDHRGPEFAQLGLEVIEGSKKVFKTKNPVIIYPSSGTGAWEAAIVNTLSPGDKVLMVETGHFATLWRAMAERLKLDVEFVPGDWRHGASPEEIEARLSKDKQHAIKAVMVVHNETSTGVTSRIHEIRKAIDAAKHPALFLVDTISSLGSIEYDHDGWGVDVTVSCSQKGLMLPPGLGFNAVSDKALAASKNNTMLRSYWDWHEILAANKTGSWSYTPATNMLYGLKEAIAMLMEEGLDNVFTRHKRHAAAARAAVDAWGLENLCLDPREYSPILTAVVMPEGHDADQFRKVTLDNFDMSLGAGLSKIKGKVFRIGHLGHFNDLMLMGTLAGVEMALGLAKVPHKTGGVMAAMGVLTGNSAAATKAAVA; encoded by the coding sequence ATGTCCAACAGCACAGTCCACACCGGGCGGCATTTTCTGCAAATCCCGGGTCCGACCAACGTTCCGGACCGCGTGTTGCGTGCGATGGATATGCCGACCATCGATCACCGTGGGCCGGAGTTCGCCCAGCTTGGGCTTGAGGTGATCGAGGGGAGTAAAAAAGTCTTCAAGACGAAGAACCCTGTCATCATCTACCCATCATCCGGCACCGGCGCATGGGAGGCCGCAATCGTCAACACGTTGTCGCCGGGCGACAAGGTGCTGATGGTCGAGACGGGGCACTTCGCGACGTTGTGGCGTGCGATGGCGGAAAGGCTGAAGCTTGATGTGGAATTCGTGCCGGGTGACTGGCGCCATGGCGCGTCGCCCGAAGAGATCGAAGCGCGCCTGTCGAAGGATAAGCAGCACGCCATCAAGGCCGTGATGGTGGTGCACAACGAAACGTCGACCGGCGTCACCAGCCGCATTCACGAGATCCGCAAGGCGATCGATGCGGCGAAGCATCCCGCGCTGTTCCTGGTGGACACCATCTCGTCACTCGGTTCGATTGAATACGATCACGATGGGTGGGGTGTGGACGTAACCGTGTCCTGTTCACAGAAGGGTTTGATGCTGCCGCCGGGTCTCGGCTTCAATGCGGTGTCGGACAAGGCACTCGCCGCATCGAAGAACAACACCATGCTGCGATCCTATTGGGATTGGCACGAAATCCTTGCCGCCAACAAAACCGGTTCGTGGTCCTATACGCCTGCGACAAACATGCTCTACGGTCTGAAGGAAGCCATCGCGATGCTGATGGAGGAGGGCCTGGACAATGTGTTCACTCGCCACAAGCGGCATGCAGCAGCGGCACGGGCTGCTGTGGATGCGTGGGGGCTGGAAAATCTTTGCCTTGATCCGCGCGAATATTCGCCGATCCTCACCGCGGTCGTGATGCCTGAAGGGCATGATGCCGACCAATTCCGCAAGGTGACGCTCGATAATTTTGACATGTCGCTGGGCGCGGGTCTCAGCAAGATCAAAGGCAAGGTTTTCCGCATCGGCCATCTCGGTCATTTCAATGACCTGATGCTGATGGGCACACTCGCGGGCGTCGAGATGGCGTTGGGGCTCGCGAAGGTGCCGCACAAGACCGGCGGCGTGATGGCCGCCATGGGTGTGCTGACAGGAAACAGCGCGGCCGCGACAAAAGCAGCCGTCGCCTAA
- a CDS encoding hypothetical protein (product_source=Hypo-rule applied; cleavage_site_network=SignalP-noTM; superfamily=49384; transmembrane_helix_parts=Inside_1_4,TMhelix_5_27,Outside_28_125) produces the protein MKTSLSIVIAVAVILSGVSVGGSVNAAEPGDHVTVTIERWRKPGSNNIGTADLTIANDNNFAVKDIRVRCEYMSKVGERKIETEQNIPVTVKANTKKKFKKTKFAYIDTDKAEGACKVRGATQIQ, from the coding sequence ATGAAAACCAGCCTCAGCATCGTCATCGCTGTTGCCGTCATTTTAAGCGGTGTGAGCGTCGGAGGTTCTGTGAATGCGGCGGAGCCTGGCGACCACGTCACGGTCACAATCGAGCGGTGGCGTAAACCAGGCAGCAACAACATTGGAACTGCGGACCTTACCATCGCCAATGACAACAACTTCGCGGTGAAGGACATCCGCGTGAGGTGCGAGTACATGTCTAAAGTAGGCGAACGAAAGATCGAGACCGAGCAGAATATCCCGGTTACGGTCAAGGCGAACACTAAGAAAAAGTTCAAGAAGACAAAATTCGCCTACATCGACACCGACAAGGCAGAAGGAGCATGCAAGGTCCGCGGCGCGACGCAAATCCAATGA
- a CDS encoding amidase (product_source=KO:K01426; cath_funfam=3.90.1300.10; cog=COG0154; ko=KO:K01426; pfam=PF01425; superfamily=75304): MNDIWRLSATDLASQIRSRKISAKEAATAALARLDAVNPAINAVVDHRPEETLAQAEAIDAAIAKGEDTGVLAGVPITVKVNVDQAGFATTNGVGLQRDLVAQFNNPVVENLRKAGAVIVGRTNTPAFSYRWFTTNLLHGDTKNPRDPAITPGGSSGGAAAAVTAGIGHIAHGTDIAGSIRYPAYACGVHGLRPTVGRVPAFNASLPERSIGGQITAVSGPLARTVGDLRLALEAMSQRDPRDPWWVPAPLEGPAAPRRAALCLRPGGLETTKEVSDAVVDAGKRLERAGWSVEEVTDIPPFEEAAEWQIKLWLADGYDAMVDAAKREGDPGALTVLRGHEKTARSLDFATYSKALTRRATLVRDWQLFFERYAVIVMPPCGELPFPWQLDLKDDASFARVWRAQMPQIALPFIGMPGLTVSTGLVGRRPVGVQIVAGRYREDLCLSAGEAIEAGGTPPSPIDPIPAPA; the protein is encoded by the coding sequence ATGAACGACATCTGGCGCCTCTCAGCTACTGACCTTGCATCGCAAATCCGATCCCGAAAAATCTCCGCGAAGGAAGCTGCCACGGCGGCTCTGGCGCGCCTCGATGCAGTCAACCCCGCGATCAATGCCGTGGTCGATCATCGTCCTGAAGAAACCCTCGCGCAGGCCGAAGCGATCGATGCCGCGATTGCGAAGGGCGAGGATACCGGCGTGCTCGCCGGCGTGCCCATCACAGTCAAAGTCAATGTTGACCAGGCGGGATTCGCTACTACGAATGGTGTGGGCTTGCAGCGTGACCTTGTGGCGCAGTTCAATAACCCCGTTGTCGAAAACTTGCGCAAGGCCGGTGCCGTCATTGTTGGGCGGACCAATACGCCTGCATTTTCCTATCGCTGGTTCACGACAAATTTGTTGCACGGCGACACGAAGAACCCGCGCGATCCAGCGATTACTCCCGGCGGCTCGTCCGGCGGCGCAGCGGCGGCTGTGACGGCAGGCATTGGGCATATCGCGCATGGCACCGACATCGCGGGCTCTATCCGCTATCCCGCGTATGCGTGCGGTGTTCACGGCTTGCGTCCCACGGTCGGCCGTGTCCCAGCATTCAACGCTTCGCTGCCTGAACGCTCAATCGGAGGGCAGATCACAGCGGTGTCGGGTCCGCTTGCCCGCACAGTGGGGGACTTACGGCTTGCGCTGGAGGCCATGTCGCAGCGCGATCCACGCGATCCGTGGTGGGTGCCTGCGCCGCTGGAAGGCCCAGCCGCCCCACGCCGGGCGGCGCTGTGCTTGCGCCCCGGCGGGCTTGAGACCACGAAGGAGGTCAGCGACGCAGTCGTAGACGCCGGAAAGCGTCTCGAGCGGGCTGGGTGGAGTGTTGAGGAAGTCACCGACATTCCGCCCTTCGAGGAAGCCGCGGAATGGCAGATCAAGCTTTGGCTCGCTGATGGCTATGACGCCATGGTCGATGCTGCAAAGCGGGAAGGCGATCCCGGAGCACTCACCGTGCTGCGCGGGCACGAGAAGACTGCTCGCTCGCTGGATTTCGCAACCTACTCGAAGGCACTGACGCGCCGCGCAACGCTGGTTCGCGATTGGCAGCTGTTCTTTGAGAGGTACGCCGTCATTGTCATGCCGCCGTGCGGAGAATTGCCCTTCCCATGGCAACTGGACTTGAAAGACGATGCATCGTTCGCGCGGGTCTGGCGGGCACAGATGCCGCAGATCGCGTTGCCGTTTATTGGCATGCCGGGCTTGACCGTTTCTACTGGACTTGTTGGGCGCAGACCAGTTGGTGTTCAGATCGTCGCGGGACGCTACCGCGAGGACCTCTGTCTGTCGGCTGGAGAGGCCATTGAGGCCGGAGGCACGCCGCCAAGTCCGATCGATCCTATTCCAGCGCCAGCCTGA